One Fibrobacter sp. UWB16 DNA window includes the following coding sequences:
- a CDS encoding sulfurtransferase TusA family protein: MSEEIKVDDTVDVTDVKCPTTFVKAKVAIEELDEGQILAIRLNDGEPVQNVPRSLKEEGHEILKLNDNQDGTFTLFVKKVGD; this comes from the coding sequence ATGTCAGAAGAAATTAAAGTAGACGATACCGTCGACGTCACCGACGTCAAATGCCCCACTACATTTGTCAAGGCTAAAGTCGCTATCGAAGAACTTGACGAAGGTCAGATTCTCGCAATCCGTCTGAACGACGGCGAACCGGTGCAAAATGTGCCGCGTAGCCTCAAGGAAGAAGGTCACGAAATCCTCAAGCTCAACGACAATCAGGACGGAACCTTTACGCTCTTTGTGAAAAAAGTCGGGGATTAG
- the thiS gene encoding sulfur carrier protein ThiS, with protein MFITVAGNKKEFNDGLTVAQLIEQEKVETPQYVTVSLNDEFVENNNFATTALKDGDNVEFLYFMGGGQ; from the coding sequence ATGTTTATTACTGTTGCAGGAAACAAGAAAGAATTTAATGACGGCCTCACCGTTGCTCAACTCATTGAACAAGAAAAGGTCGAAACGCCGCAGTACGTGACCGTTTCCCTGAACGATGAATTTGTTGAAAACAACAATTTCGCAACCACCGCTCTCAAAGACGGCGACAACGTCGAATTCCTCTACTTCATGGGAGGTGGTCAGTAA
- a CDS encoding molybdopterin-synthase adenylyltransferase MoeB, with protein sequence MAFTNEQLERYSRHIILKEVGAKGQKKLLNAKVLVIGAGGLGAPVAMYLAAAGVGTIGIADADVVDLSNLQRQIIHATKDVGKPKVQSAKETMEAMNPDVKVITYHTFVTSDNIMDLIKDYDFIIDGTDNFPAKFLINDACVMAKKPFSHAGIIRFQGQLMTYVPGQGPCYRCVFKEPPPKDAVPTCKQAGVIGAMGGVIGSLQAMEAVKYILGVGNLLTGYLLTYNALTMEFRKIKLPTNTKDCAVCGDHPTIDHLIDYEQAVCEMKH encoded by the coding sequence ATGGCTTTTACTAACGAACAACTCGAACGCTATTCCCGCCACATCATCCTCAAGGAAGTGGGTGCAAAGGGCCAGAAGAAGCTTTTGAACGCCAAGGTGCTCGTCATTGGCGCAGGTGGCCTCGGTGCTCCTGTCGCTATGTACCTCGCCGCTGCTGGCGTTGGCACCATCGGCATTGCCGATGCAGACGTCGTTGACCTTTCCAATTTGCAGCGCCAGATTATCCACGCCACAAAGGATGTGGGCAAGCCCAAGGTGCAGTCCGCCAAGGAAACGATGGAAGCGATGAATCCGGATGTCAAGGTGATTACGTACCACACGTTCGTCACTAGCGACAACATCATGGACCTCATCAAGGATTACGATTTTATCATTGATGGAACCGACAACTTCCCGGCAAAGTTCCTCATCAACGACGCTTGCGTCATGGCCAAGAAGCCGTTCTCTCACGCGGGCATTATCCGCTTCCAGGGGCAGCTCATGACGTACGTTCCGGGTCAAGGTCCGTGCTACCGCTGCGTCTTCAAGGAACCCCCTCCGAAAGATGCCGTGCCGACTTGCAAGCAGGCAGGCGTGATCGGCGCTATGGGCGGTGTTATCGGTAGTTTGCAGGCGATGGAAGCCGTCAAGTACATTCTCGGTGTTGGCAATTTGCTCACGGGCTACTTGCTCACCTACAATGCGCTCACGATGGAATTCCGCAAGATCAAGCTCCCGACAAACACGAAGGATTGCGCAGTCTGCGGTGACCACCCGACGATTGACCATCTGATCGACTACGAACAAGCCGTCTGTGAGATGAAGCACTAA
- a CDS encoding M67 family metallopeptidase: MITISKDDYQKILEHAQKNLPEEACGLIAGKIEGNDKHIEKVYLLTNIDHSNEHFSLDPKEHLAAIKDMRQNGLSPLGNWHSHPESPSRPSQEDKRLAFDSKASYLILSLMDRENPVLNSFHIEGDNATNEGLVIG; encoded by the coding sequence ATGATTACAATTTCAAAAGATGATTATCAAAAAATCCTGGAGCATGCCCAGAAGAACCTCCCCGAAGAGGCTTGCGGGCTGATTGCCGGGAAAATTGAGGGGAACGACAAGCATATTGAAAAGGTTTACCTGCTCACGAATATTGACCATTCCAATGAGCACTTTTCGCTTGACCCTAAGGAACACTTAGCCGCCATCAAGGATATGCGCCAAAACGGCCTATCCCCGCTTGGTAACTGGCATTCCCACCCCGAGTCCCCGTCGCGCCCGTCGCAAGAAGACAAGCGCCTCGCTTTCGACAGCAAGGCTAGCTACTTGATTCTTTCGCTGATGGATCGTGAAAATCCGGTGCTCAATTCGTTCCATATCGAAGGCGACAATGCCACGAACGAAGGCTTGGTGATCGGGTAA
- a CDS encoding Mov34/MPN/PAD-1 family protein has translation MAKYSKNIYEQMVLAAKKAYPNECCGILVGKKSEQSEIEVTEIREAENQFQGQKAVHFKIDPLYLYHLEQELETRGLEIVGIYHSHPDCPAILSKEDEKYMVPGLEYVIMSVQNGEVVDVKSYKKAMPPLNSNN, from the coding sequence ATGGCCAAATATAGTAAAAACATTTATGAACAAATGGTTTTAGCAGCCAAAAAAGCATATCCGAACGAATGCTGTGGTATTTTGGTGGGTAAAAAGTCCGAACAGAGCGAAATCGAAGTGACCGAAATTCGCGAAGCCGAGAACCAGTTTCAAGGGCAAAAAGCAGTCCACTTCAAAATAGACCCGCTATACCTTTACCACTTGGAACAAGAACTTGAAACGCGCGGTCTTGAAATTGTCGGCATTTACCATTCACACCCCGACTGCCCCGCCATTCTCTCCAAAGAAGACGAAAAATACATGGTCCCCGGCCTCGAATACGTCATCATGTCCGTACAAAACGGCGAAGTCGTGGATGTGAAAAGCTACAAGAAGGCGATGCCGCCACTCAATAGCAATAACTAA
- the thiF gene encoding thiazole biosynthesis adenylyltransferase ThiF yields the protein MRIYISATLRNFFGKNAQVSVPENTVRKALANLISTYPEGEKVLFDENNKLRSFIKIYLNGKNLNVDTLWDATLEDDSEILLLPAIAGGAPIEESQSKHVESLISDERRKEVAFDDSEIERFGKHLMLKDIGVKGQKRIKAAKVVVIGVGALGSPVIQYLAAAGVGTIKAIDFDEVSLENLQSQVLHGTRDVKRPKVASAKDKVKNINKNIVFEAVKEQLDASNIEAEIEGYDLVIDCTDNYKTRYLINDACALHGIPLVFGAIYQFEGQVGIFNLDGGPCLRCQYPSPPPAGLIPSCAEGGAISPLPGIIGSIQANEALKLILGIGEHLNGKILHVDSLYLSSRIFKVEHDCHCPICGNNPTITNVEDIDYEDLCGLKTTNETPVEGFTPEELAKRIDNGDDITIVDVREPHERAILRFPNAIVIPIGQLVRRQKELDPNKDTIFICKQGKRSELAINTLREAGYTGPLYNLKGGIDAMKDIMFSHEGAWL from the coding sequence GTGAGAATTTATATATCAGCAACCCTTAGGAATTTCTTCGGGAAAAACGCGCAAGTCAGCGTCCCCGAAAACACGGTTAGAAAGGCTCTCGCCAATTTAATAAGTACTTATCCAGAAGGAGAAAAAGTCCTTTTTGATGAAAACAACAAGCTCAGAAGTTTCATCAAGATCTACCTCAACGGCAAGAATTTGAACGTCGATACACTCTGGGACGCCACACTTGAAGACGATTCCGAAATTTTGCTTTTGCCCGCCATCGCAGGCGGCGCACCGATTGAAGAATCGCAAAGCAAACACGTCGAAAGCTTGATTTCTGACGAAAGACGCAAGGAAGTCGCTTTTGACGATAGCGAAATTGAACGCTTCGGCAAGCACCTGATGCTCAAAGACATCGGCGTCAAGGGCCAAAAGCGCATCAAGGCCGCAAAAGTCGTCGTCATTGGCGTTGGCGCACTCGGCTCTCCGGTGATCCAGTATCTCGCCGCCGCAGGCGTTGGCACCATCAAGGCCATCGACTTCGACGAAGTCTCGCTCGAAAACTTGCAAAGCCAGGTATTGCACGGCACACGCGACGTCAAGCGTCCGAAGGTCGCCTCTGCAAAGGACAAAGTCAAAAACATCAACAAGAATATCGTCTTTGAAGCCGTCAAGGAACAGCTCGACGCATCGAACATCGAAGCCGAAATTGAAGGCTACGATCTCGTTATTGACTGCACGGACAACTACAAGACTCGCTACCTGATCAACGACGCTTGCGCTCTGCACGGCATTCCGCTTGTGTTCGGCGCGATTTACCAGTTCGAAGGCCAAGTCGGCATTTTCAACTTGGATGGCGGTCCATGCTTGCGTTGCCAATACCCATCCCCTCCGCCAGCAGGGCTCATCCCCTCCTGCGCAGAAGGCGGCGCCATCAGCCCGCTCCCGGGAATCATCGGCAGCATCCAGGCAAACGAAGCGCTCAAGCTCATCTTGGGAATCGGAGAACACCTGAACGGCAAAATTCTCCACGTGGATAGTTTGTACTTATCTTCGAGAATTTTCAAGGTCGAACACGATTGCCATTGCCCGATTTGCGGTAACAATCCGACAATCACAAACGTCGAAGATATCGACTACGAAGACCTTTGCGGATTGAAGACCACAAACGAAACGCCTGTGGAGGGATTCACGCCCGAAGAACTCGCCAAGCGCATCGACAACGGCGACGACATCACAATTGTTGACGTCCGCGAGCCGCACGAACGCGCGATTTTGCGATTCCCGAACGCCATCGTGATTCCTATCGGACAGCTCGTTCGCAGACAAAAGGAACTCGATCCAAATAAGGATACGATTTTCATTTGTAAACAAGGCAAGCGTAGCGAACTTGCCATCAACACCTTGCGCGAAGCGGGTTACACCGGTCCTTTGTACAACCTAAAAGGCGGTATCGACGCAATGAAGGACATCATGTTCTCGCACGAAGGCGCTTGGTTATAA
- a CDS encoding family 2A encapsulin nanocompartment shell protein: MANEAEKNTGINALGAKAAYNLANVTKTKPQFGALTPKWLTKFLEFKGLETGLFRVNKVVEGQTPLDVLCSATKKSDIIPEGYVEYETEPREYKLNSISTIINVNTAIEDVYSSPYDQVQEQLGLAIESLRERQESQLINNDDYGLLKNIADSQRIQPLRADGRPTPDDLDELISKVWKEPSFFLAHPRAIAAFARECTRRGVPPVVVDLAGSRFLTWRGIPLVPTDKLLVDGVKNPKSQGGKTNILLVRTGEAKRGVIGLFQAGLKNEHSRGLSVRFRGIDNKGVASYLLSLYCSAAILADDAIAVLEDVEVGEYYDYE; the protein is encoded by the coding sequence ATGGCAAATGAAGCAGAAAAGAACACGGGCATTAATGCCCTCGGCGCCAAGGCCGCTTACAACCTGGCGAACGTCACCAAGACCAAGCCGCAATTTGGCGCGCTCACGCCCAAGTGGCTCACCAAGTTCCTTGAATTCAAGGGTCTCGAAACCGGTCTTTTCCGCGTGAACAAGGTCGTCGAAGGCCAGACACCGCTCGACGTTCTTTGCAGCGCTACCAAGAAGTCTGACATTATCCCGGAAGGCTACGTCGAATACGAAACCGAACCGCGCGAATACAAGCTCAACTCCATCTCCACGATCATCAACGTCAACACCGCTATCGAAGACGTTTACAGCTCCCCGTATGATCAGGTTCAGGAACAGCTCGGTCTCGCTATCGAATCTCTCCGCGAACGTCAGGAAAGCCAGCTCATCAACAACGATGACTACGGTCTCTTGAAAAACATCGCTGACTCTCAACGCATCCAGCCGCTCCGTGCCGACGGCCGCCCGACTCCGGACGATCTCGACGAACTCATCTCCAAGGTTTGGAAGGAACCGTCCTTCTTCCTCGCCCACCCGCGTGCTATTGCCGCATTCGCCCGTGAATGCACCCGCCGTGGCGTGCCGCCTGTCGTTGTAGACCTCGCCGGTAGCAGATTCCTCACCTGGCGCGGCATTCCTCTCGTTCCGACCGACAAGCTCCTTGTCGATGGCGTGAAGAACCCGAAGTCTCAGGGTGGCAAGACCAACATTCTCCTCGTCCGTACTGGCGAAGCCAAGCGCGGCGTTATCGGTCTCTTCCAGGCCGGTCTCAAGAACGAACACTCCCGTGGCCTCTCTGTGCGTTTCCGCGGTATCGACAACAAGGGCGTTGCATCTTACCTCTTGTCTCTGTACTGCTCTGCCGCAATTCTCGCAGACGACGCTATCGCCGTGTTAGAAGATGTCGAGGTTGGCGAATACTATGACTACGAATAA
- a CDS encoding cysteine desulfurase, which yields MTTNNPETRSLEELAGVPNAAELEQLANAYFPDLTDSAYAATPAAPEAQNASAAQGVSAAQGAAAISQTPAFDWEHPFATYGDQPTSSAPFAYGGSSTDTWLNTVEAPAVPESQFASQLSDIPTAPAPAQGYSPKVVSKTQAAQNARPIDAPTSLGGDSVKTSSANSGANSRNDSIRIGSKTLAQIRSDFPILSKQINGHPLVWLDNGATTQRPQVVIDRLKYYYENENSNVHRGAHTLAAASTDAYENARNIVRDFIGAPSSQEVVFVRGTTEAINLVANAYVKPTLQPGDEIIVSILEHHANIVPWQLIAEETGAIIKVIPCDSTGQLKLHDYEALFTKRTKFVSVTHVSNVLGTVTPIEELIAIAHRHGVRILIDGAQSIAHIPVNVAALDADFFVFSGHKVFAPTGIGVVYGKKELLEAARPYHGGGNMIADVTFERTIYNGIPNKFEAGTGSIADAVGLGAALQYLSEIGMPCVFRWEHELLQYGLKELKTVKGLHLVGTALNKASALAFKLDGYSDEEVGKRLDAYGVAVRTGHHCAQPVLRHFGYESTVRPTLALYNSPDDIDALVRALKTFA from the coding sequence ATGACTACGAATAATCCAGAAACCAGATCGCTGGAAGAACTCGCTGGAGTTCCCAATGCGGCTGAACTGGAGCAATTGGCAAATGCGTATTTTCCGGATTTGACGGATAGCGCATATGCAGCAACCCCCGCCGCTCCCGAAGCGCAGAATGCATCTGCCGCTCAGGGCGTCAGTGCAGCTCAGGGTGCCGCAGCCATCAGCCAGACTCCAGCCTTCGACTGGGAACACCCCTTTGCGACCTATGGCGACCAGCCGACATCCTCGGCTCCGTTTGCCTATGGCGGAAGTTCTACAGACACCTGGCTCAACACGGTCGAAGCCCCTGCGGTTCCCGAATCGCAGTTTGCATCGCAGCTGAGCGATATTCCGACAGCCCCCGCACCGGCTCAGGGTTACTCCCCGAAGGTCGTGTCCAAGACGCAGGCTGCCCAGAACGCGCGCCCAATCGACGCTCCGACGTCCCTCGGTGGCGATTCCGTGAAGACGAGTTCTGCAAACAGCGGCGCAAATTCTCGCAACGATTCCATCCGCATCGGTTCCAAGACGCTTGCCCAGATCCGTTCTGACTTCCCGATTCTTTCGAAGCAGATCAACGGCCATCCGCTCGTTTGGCTCGATAACGGTGCAACGACGCAGCGCCCGCAGGTCGTCATTGACCGCCTCAAGTACTACTACGAAAACGAAAACTCCAACGTGCACCGTGGCGCTCACACGCTCGCGGCTGCATCGACAGACGCCTACGAAAATGCACGCAACATTGTTCGTGACTTTATCGGAGCTCCGTCTTCTCAGGAAGTTGTTTTCGTACGCGGTACAACAGAAGCCATTAACTTGGTTGCAAATGCCTACGTGAAGCCGACGCTCCAGCCGGGTGACGAAATCATCGTCTCCATCTTGGAACATCACGCCAACATCGTTCCTTGGCAGCTCATTGCCGAAGAAACAGGTGCGATTATCAAGGTGATTCCGTGCGATTCTACCGGTCAGCTCAAGCTCCACGATTACGAAGCTTTGTTCACGAAGCGTACCAAGTTCGTTTCCGTGACGCATGTTTCAAACGTGCTCGGCACTGTGACCCCGATTGAAGAACTCATTGCCATTGCTCATAGACACGGCGTGAGAATCCTCATTGACGGTGCCCAGTCCATCGCTCACATCCCGGTGAATGTTGCAGCCCTCGACGCAGACTTCTTCGTGTTCTCTGGACACAAGGTGTTCGCTCCGACCGGCATCGGCGTTGTCTATGGCAAGAAGGAATTGCTCGAAGCGGCCCGCCCGTACCATGGCGGCGGCAACATGATTGCGGACGTAACGTTTGAACGCACAATTTACAACGGAATTCCGAACAAGTTCGAAGCTGGTACCGGAAGCATCGCCGACGCTGTTGGCCTCGGTGCAGCCCTCCAGTACCTCTCCGAAATCGGGATGCCCTGCGTATTCCGCTGGGAACATGAACTGTTGCAGTACGGCCTCAAGGAATTGAAGACTGTCAAGGGTCTCCACCTTGTGGGAACCGCACTCAACAAGGCTTCTGCGCTTGCCTTCAAGCTCGACGGTTATTCCGACGAAGAAGTGGGCAAGAGACTCGACGCATACGGCGTTGCCGTGCGCACCGGGCATCACTGCGCTCAGCCGGTTCTCCGCCATTTCGGCTACGAAAGTACCGTGCGACCCACTCTCGCATTGTACAACTCACCGGATGACATCGACGCCCTCGTAAGAGCGTTGAAGACATTCGCGTAG
- the epsC gene encoding serine O-acetyltransferase EpsC: MHELIQESEVEKAVQIIFDDYNRGKHIDNIDIYNRPDQAEIQTILQNLIRVVYPGHFRDRSHKIYNPKNSFAVLIEDTFYHLHKQVAIALDYCKLRGSMTSDERKIESYRICKEFFAKIPQIREFLETDLHAAFDGDPAAGCLDEIILAYPGLMATTIYRIAHELYLLHVPVLPRLMTEYAHSKTGIDIHPGATIGKYFFIDHGTGIVIGETAVIGKNVKIYQGVTLGALSTRGGQKLSGKKRHPTIQDNVTIYAGASILGGDTIVGENAIIGGNAFITRSIEANTRVSLKNLEMDYVSTTNSKHKTEELQQSDEWYYII; encoded by the coding sequence ATGCACGAATTAATCCAAGAATCTGAAGTTGAAAAAGCCGTACAAATTATTTTCGACGATTACAATCGCGGCAAGCATATCGACAATATCGATATTTACAATCGACCCGACCAGGCCGAGATCCAGACGATTTTGCAAAATCTGATTCGAGTCGTTTATCCCGGACACTTCAGAGATCGTTCGCATAAGATTTACAACCCTAAAAATAGCTTTGCAGTTCTTATCGAAGATACGTTCTACCACCTCCACAAACAGGTGGCAATTGCGCTAGATTACTGCAAATTGCGCGGTTCCATGACCTCGGACGAGCGCAAAATTGAAAGCTATAGAATTTGTAAGGAATTCTTCGCCAAGATTCCGCAAATTCGCGAATTCTTGGAAACCGATTTACACGCCGCTTTTGACGGCGACCCTGCTGCCGGTTGCCTTGACGAGATTATCCTCGCCTACCCCGGTCTCATGGCGACAACCATTTACCGCATCGCCCACGAACTTTATCTTTTACACGTTCCGGTTCTCCCGCGACTCATGACCGAATATGCCCATTCCAAAACGGGCATCGACATCCATCCGGGTGCAACAATCGGCAAATACTTCTTTATTGATCACGGCACAGGCATTGTGATTGGCGAAACCGCAGTCATCGGCAAGAACGTCAAAATTTACCAAGGCGTCACACTTGGCGCACTTTCTACTCGCGGCGGACAAAAGCTCTCCGGCAAAAAGCGTCACCCCACCATTCAAGACAACGTCACTATTTACGCGGGAGCATCCATTCTCGGCGGAGATACCATTGTTGGCGAAAACGCAATTATCGGCGGCAACGCCTTCATCACGCGATCCATCGAGGCCAACACTCGTGTCAGCCTCAAGAATCTTGAAATGGATTACGTTTCAACCACCAATAGCAAGCACAAGACAGAAGAGCTCCAGCAAAGCGACGAGTGGTACTATATTATTTAG
- a CDS encoding polysaccharide lyase family 1 protein: MNYLFSKSIGAVATFAAMAVTTAAIPAFAVTSPDFPMAGFATQNGGTTGGKGYSEVTVDNVNDLKSYAKAGNKIIYVKPGTYMGPVEVGSNVTIYGYQGAIIAQPTSGSAMKLSGSKNVIIRNLKFKGVGAHDDDDEDCLQVNHESKNVWIDHVDVYDGHDGNLDITNASDFVTISWTKFSYTSASSGHQFSNLIGNSKTKTSDRGHLNVTIHHTWWADGVVERMPRVRFGKVHVANNLFDSKNASYCVRAAIEADIRIERNVFIGVQKALDLYTSDGAITAAQMIENYEENVKKKQDGTGTAFKPSYSMSLTDVSTQAKAYALRDSIKLYAGATLPDPGKSQTVTPASSSSEVQSSSSVAVSSSSVAKSSSSVAQSSSSQAVSSSSQGEVVSGMATLTKHGSGSAKQQVKQGESIEEFYFTVAGATGATVTGLPEGIVGTMKGSDFYISGTVAQNAEVGAYNFTVTTTGATTNATKNGTITVIGANGEVAESSSSKVESSSSSEQGTTSLNVATVAPHFNVSVNGRVLTVQGATQAAYLLDAQGRLITKVQSLGSESSITVPRAGMYLLRVGHETRRITVR; the protein is encoded by the coding sequence ATGAATTATTTGTTCTCTAAATCGATTGGTGCTGTAGCTACATTTGCGGCTATGGCTGTGACAACGGCTGCGATTCCTGCGTTTGCGGTGACTTCGCCGGATTTTCCGATGGCGGGTTTTGCCACGCAGAATGGCGGCACTACGGGCGGCAAGGGCTACTCCGAGGTCACGGTCGACAACGTGAACGACCTCAAGAGCTACGCCAAGGCGGGCAACAAGATTATCTACGTGAAGCCGGGTACGTACATGGGTCCGGTGGAAGTCGGTAGCAACGTGACGATTTACGGTTACCAGGGCGCCATTATCGCGCAGCCTACTTCGGGCAGTGCCATGAAGCTGAGCGGCTCGAAGAACGTCATCATCCGCAACCTGAAATTCAAGGGTGTGGGCGCACACGATGACGATGACGAAGATTGCCTCCAGGTGAATCACGAATCGAAGAATGTGTGGATTGACCACGTGGATGTCTACGACGGTCACGACGGCAACTTGGATATTACCAACGCCTCGGACTTTGTGACGATTTCGTGGACCAAGTTCAGCTACACTTCGGCATCGAGTGGTCATCAGTTCAGCAACCTGATTGGTAACAGCAAGACAAAGACGAGCGACCGCGGACACCTGAATGTGACGATTCACCATACGTGGTGGGCTGACGGCGTGGTCGAACGCATGCCGCGTGTGCGTTTTGGCAAGGTACATGTGGCGAACAACCTCTTCGATAGCAAGAATGCGAGCTATTGCGTGCGAGCCGCTATCGAGGCGGACATCCGCATCGAAAGGAACGTGTTCATTGGCGTGCAGAAGGCGCTTGACTTGTACACGAGCGATGGAGCCATTACGGCGGCGCAAATGATTGAAAATTACGAAGAGAACGTGAAGAAGAAGCAGGACGGTACGGGTACGGCGTTCAAGCCGAGCTATTCCATGAGCCTGACCGATGTGAGTACACAGGCAAAAGCTTACGCTTTGCGCGATTCCATTAAGTTGTACGCAGGAGCGACGCTCCCTGATCCGGGAAAATCTCAAACGGTGACGCCCGCATCTTCTTCGAGCGAAGTACAGTCTAGTTCCAGCGTGGCTGTGTCTAGTTCAAGTGTTGCGAAATCCAGTAGCAGTGTCGCACAGTCCAGCTCCTCGCAGGCTGTATCTAGTTCCTCGCAGGGGGAGGTTGTTTCTGGAATGGCGACACTTACTAAGCACGGCTCGGGTAGCGCCAAGCAACAAGTCAAGCAAGGTGAATCTATCGAAGAATTTTACTTTACTGTCGCTGGCGCCACGGGTGCGACTGTTACGGGACTCCCCGAAGGTATTGTGGGAACAATGAAGGGTAGTGATTTCTACATCTCAGGTACGGTCGCTCAAAATGCTGAAGTGGGAGCGTACAACTTTACCGTGACAACAACTGGGGCTACGACAAATGCAACTAAGAACGGAACTATTACGGTTATTGGTGCAAATGGAGAGGTTGCAGAGTCTAGCTCTAGTAAAGTCGAATCAAGCTCTAGCTCGGAGCAGGGCACGACTTCGTTGAATGTCGCTACGGTTGCTCCGCATTTCAATGTTTCTGTCAACGGTCGAGTTCTTACCGTACAAGGTGCTACGCAGGCTGCGTATCTCCTGGATGCCCAGGGCAGGCTGATTACAAAAGTTCAGTCCTTGGGGAGCGAAAGCTCGATAACCGTTCCTCGTGCGGGCATGTACCTCTTGCGAGTCGGTCATGAAACGCGACGCATAACTGTTCGATAA
- a CDS encoding carbohydrate-binding domain-containing protein, producing MKTLKLSNIVWCAALTLCACGDSSVDSTGIVAPNAAESDSAGETTVVSNPESSSASQSSTTEEVVIEQVASDPVMVSEISGDPVITFTNASVSVSNDNGCIAQNEKTITISCQGNYQLTGSSNDNQIIVNAGSTDNVYLYLNGLQLASASDAPIYVQNANKVFLLLVDGTKNTLEDASTRTKSYTKSNGSSDTTNATIYAKDDLTIKGSGALTVTGNYNNGIHCSNDLRIRDLPEITVKAKNHAIKGKGSVNIEGGYFELTATNGDGIKSDEGDDEGVVTEEKGIVVITGGEFNINAGDDGLHSNMNIYFNGGRTTISAGDDGIHADSTLRISDGSINITKAVEGIEAFYIRAEGGKTATVASDDAWNAAGGSADANSTSGSQWGGRGGPTGMMSGSKGYIIISGGYHYLYAAGNDIDVLDANGTATMSGGVLLLEIGSSGRSSAMFAPGNQGGNRGGSGSCSTNTAGGLIDTDNGFSINGGVLLGFGSQTEEYPYCTATSYTAGTAYGSSKAAFKPSSSGSMIIYGGEVSSVSQVDVSGMTEVTLPNGMTYYEK from the coding sequence ATGAAAACATTGAAATTATCAAACATCGTTTGGTGCGCAGCTCTAACGCTTTGCGCCTGTGGTGATAGTAGCGTAGATTCTACGGGTATTGTTGCCCCGAATGCTGCTGAATCAGATTCTGCCGGTGAAACTACGGTGGTCTCTAATCCGGAATCATCTTCGGCTAGTCAAAGCTCTACGACCGAAGAAGTCGTTATTGAACAAGTGGCTTCGGATCCTGTAATGGTTTCCGAAATTTCTGGTGATCCGGTTATTACTTTTACCAACGCATCCGTTTCGGTCTCGAATGACAATGGTTGCATTGCTCAAAATGAAAAGACCATTACCATCAGCTGCCAAGGAAATTACCAGCTTACCGGCAGTTCGAACGACAACCAAATAATCGTTAACGCTGGGAGTACAGACAATGTTTATCTGTACTTGAATGGTTTGCAACTTGCAAGCGCCTCTGACGCTCCAATTTATGTTCAAAATGCGAACAAGGTATTTTTATTGTTGGTGGATGGGACAAAGAATACTCTTGAAGATGCTTCTACCCGCACGAAATCTTATACAAAGTCTAACGGTTCCAGCGACACGACAAATGCGACTATCTATGCCAAGGATGACTTGACAATCAAGGGTAGCGGCGCGTTAACCGTAACCGGAAACTACAACAACGGAATTCATTGCAGCAACGATTTGCGCATTCGTGATTTGCCCGAAATTACAGTCAAAGCCAAAAATCACGCCATCAAGGGCAAGGGCTCTGTAAATATTGAGGGCGGTTATTTTGAACTGACGGCAACAAATGGCGACGGAATCAAGAGCGACGAGGGCGACGACGAAGGTGTAGTCACGGAAGAAAAGGGAATTGTGGTCATCACTGGCGGTGAGTTTAACATCAATGCTGGCGATGATGGGCTCCATTCCAACATGAACATTTATTTTAACGGTGGACGCACGACGATTTCTGCGGGCGATGACGGCATCCATGCCGATTCAACATTGCGCATTTCTGACGGATCCATCAACATCACCAAGGCTGTCGAAGGTATTGAAGCGTTCTACATCAGGGCAGAAGGCGGAAAGACGGCGACGGTTGCAAGCGATGATGCTTGGAATGCGGCGGGAGGCTCGGCTGATGCCAACTCAACGAGTGGTTCTCAGTGGGGTGGCCGCGGCGGCCCGACTGGCATGATGAGCGGCTCCAAGGGTTATATCATTATCAGTGGCGGTTACCATTACCTCTATGCGGCGGGTAACGATATTGATGTGCTTGATGCCAATGGAACGGCAACAATGAGCGGAGGCGTTTTGCTCCTTGAAATCGGTTCTAGCGGAAGGTCTAGCGCAATGTTTGCTCCGGGAAATCAGGGCGGAAACAGGGGTGGCTCAGGCTCTTGCTCCACGAATACGGCTGGTGGGCTTATTGATACGGACAATGGATTTAGCATCAATGGTGGTGTGTTGCTTGGTTTCGGAAGCCAAACCGAAGAGTATCCTTATTGCACTGCTACAAGCTACACGGCTGGTACGGCGTATGGTTCTAGCAAAGCCGCTTTCAAGCCTAGCTCTTCTGGTAGCATGATTATTTATGGTGGCGAAGTCAGCTCTGTGTCCCAGGTAGATGTGAGCGGCATGACCGAAGTTACCCTCCCGAATGGCATGACCTACTACGAAAAATAG